The genomic DNA GGATCGCAATTGGTTGAAAATATTTGGGTAAATGATTCAACTATTTTTATAAATAACGTAAAGATACTTACAAAAGGTATTGAGATTTATAAAAAGAATAATGAATTTTATTTAACACGTCAGCCAGATAGTACTAAAGTAATATTATATTAATATAGTATATATAGTGGGAAAGTAGCTTATAATTCTCAAAAATTTGTGTTATAATTTTTTCCTAATCTAACGATGGTGAGTATATATTTTTATGGGATTCTGATTTTTTAGAAGTGTGTTTAATCTATGTGCTTTTGAAAAATATAGAGCCATTTTTAATGTTTTAGGTGTAAGATAAATAATTCTATATTTATTGAGGAATGAAAAACAAAAAAATTTTAAGAATACCTAGGGAGGGCAATATATATTTTATTTACCTTTGAAAAAATGCGGATTTATTTTCAATGTGAAAGTATAAGGTAAATAATTCTATATTTATTGAGGAATGAAAAACAAAAAAATTTCCTTGGATAATACCTAGGGGGGGCAATGTATATGGTTGCGTTTGCAAAAGGATTTATGCAATGATAGCAAGAATGTGGAAATCTAAGTGGCAGTTGTTGATTCTATTATTTTCACTTATAGTTAGTGTTTATTTCGCTAGTTTAATAAAAGAATATCCTGAGATGGGTATATCTGTAAAAAAAGATTCTAACCAATATGTTATATATGACTTATCAAAATATAGTTGGGCAGGAAAAAGAGATTTCCAAATAGGAGATATTATAGAAAAAATTGATGACGAGTCACCATCTAAACATTTTACAGTTGGATCGTATCATTCAATTGAACAAGCGAAAAAAATCACATTAAATAGGAATGGGGAAATAAAAGAGTATGAGATAAAATATACACCTTATAGTAAGCAATTATTTTATCATTTGTTCATTCCAGTTGGGTTTTATGTAGTATGTTTTTTGATGGCATTCTATCTTTTAATGTTTGTTCCTGAAATGAATCGTAGTACCATTAATCTAGTATATTTTTTAATTTCTCTTGGTGTGAACTTTATTAGTATTATGGCTGTTGAAAGAGATGATATATTCTCTTTTATTGTGGCTTCAATTTCATTAGTATGTTCATTTACTTTCTTTATTCGGTTCATGATGTTGTATTTTTTGAATAATCAAATAAAGTTTTTGATACCAAAGCAATCAAAAGTTTTAAATGCAATATCGATATTCCTTATTATAGTGAGTATTTTCGTATATATAGAACATAATGAATGGGCTAATTTGTTTACGATCATTTTAAGTTTGATATTATTTTGTTGTACAGTATACCTTTTAGTAAGATTTTATTTTAAAAGTAAAAATAGTAGTTACATTAAATATTTAAAAATTATTATTATTAGTTTTTTTGTGTCGGCAACCCCATTTGTTTGTTTATATTTAATTCCAAATTTATATTATGGAGAAGAGTTTATAAGCAGTGAAACAACGGGGATTTTCTTTTTATTTATCCCAGTGTGCTTGTTTTATTTAGTAATTGCAGGGAAGTTGTTTAATTTTAGATTTATTATTCAGCGACTACCGCATTATATTATTTTATCTGTAGGGATTAACATATTTTTGGCAGTATTAACTATGGTAATTTTTGAAGAGAGTGAGGCAAGTCTATTAGAGTGGATAAAATTTAGAATTATTGCTATTATTATCTGTATTTGTTTTTTATATATTAAGGATTATATAGATTTTAAGTTGAGAAAAAGTTTATATCATCATCAAAAAAATTATCAATTCAGTTTGCATCGATTTTTACATCAAGCAAAAAATGAATATAAACTATCAAATTTAATTTATAGTATGCGAAGAGAAATAGCGGATATTTTAAAACTTGAAGAGACGTGCTGCGTAGAAATAAATAAAATTGAGAAGTCTGTCCGTGTTTTGGATAGTGAATATGTTCCTCACCGGACGATAGAAACGTTATTTAATCATCAACTAGATACCTACAAGGTTGGTTCCATCGTACAGTTAGAAAAACACTTTGGATTTGTTTTATCTGCTTCAGCAGATAAAATGCTTATTTTATTGTGTAATTATAATGGAAAAGAAAATTTAAATGTAGATGAAGTAGTTTGGATTGAAACATTATGTAATTATGCAGATTTATTATTAGAGTGTTCTAATCAAATTGAAGATTTATTAAAGCAATTACAGGAAATAAAAAGTTTAGAGCACCCACCCATGTGGTTGGCGAGACTTATGTTCAAACTATCGGAAAAAGAACGAACAAATCTTGCAAGTGATATACATGATGGAGTTTTGCAAGATCAAATACGTTTAACTAGAAAATTTGAGAGTTATAATGAACGTGTTAAAGATGAGGAAATGAAAGATATACTTAATGAAATACATGAAGAGCTATTAGATCATATTTATACAATTCGTGAAACATGTAATAATTTGAGGCCGCCATTTTTATATGAAGTAGGTTTAAAACAAGCACTACTGAATTTATTTAAGCAGATTAATTTAAAAGCGACCTTTTTCTTCTATTATGATATTCCTGAAAGAATTGTTGTGCCTAGTATTGAACATGAACAAGCGATTTATCGAATTGTACAGGAGCTATTAAGTAACGCGATGAAACATTCAAAATCGACAAATGTAACGATAAGATTATTTCAAAAAGATGATTATCTATATTTAACTTATGTAGATAATGGGATCGGTATTAAGTTAGATGAAGTAAACTATTCTTATAACACATTAGGTTTGTCTGGGATTGTCACTAGGATACAAAGTTTGAATGGAGAGATGTCTGTTGAATCAAAACCTAATCTTGGTTTGCAAATACTTATTAAATTTAAAGATAATTAGCTTTTGATGAGTCATCAGATGATAGGGTGATTTTGTGTGTAATGATATTGAAAGGATGAGAATATGATTTCAATACTTGTAGTAGATGATCATGTTGCAGTAGGATTAGGGACGAAGGCGTTAATTGAAAAATACGATGAGATGAATGTAGATGTAGTTCATAATAGTATAGAAGTAGAAAAAATAATTAAGAATCAAAAATATGATGTTTACTTAATTGATTTACAAATGCCGAATATAAA from Bacillus cereus G9842 includes the following:
- a CDS encoding ATP-binding protein; its protein translation is MIARMWKSKWQLLILLFSLIVSVYFASLIKEYPEMGISVKKDSNQYVIYDLSKYSWAGKRDFQIGDIIEKIDDESPSKHFTVGSYHSIEQAKKITLNRNGEIKEYEIKYTPYSKQLFYHLFIPVGFYVVCFLMAFYLLMFVPEMNRSTINLVYFLISLGVNFISIMAVERDDIFSFIVASISLVCSFTFFIRFMMLYFLNNQIKFLIPKQSKVLNAISIFLIIVSIFVYIEHNEWANLFTIILSLILFCCTVYLLVRFYFKSKNSSYIKYLKIIIISFFVSATPFVCLYLIPNLYYGEEFISSETTGIFFLFIPVCLFYLVIAGKLFNFRFIIQRLPHYIILSVGINIFLAVLTMVIFEESEASLLEWIKFRIIAIIICICFLYIKDYIDFKLRKSLYHHQKNYQFSLHRFLHQAKNEYKLSNLIYSMRREIADILKLEETCCVEINKIEKSVRVLDSEYVPHRTIETLFNHQLDTYKVGSIVQLEKHFGFVLSASADKMLILLCNYNGKENLNVDEVVWIETLCNYADLLLECSNQIEDLLKQLQEIKSLEHPPMWLARLMFKLSEKERTNLASDIHDGVLQDQIRLTRKFESYNERVKDEEMKDILNEIHEELLDHIYTIRETCNNLRPPFLYEVGLKQALLNLFKQINLKATFFFYYDIPERIVVPSIEHEQAIYRIVQELLSNAMKHSKSTNVTIRLFQKDDYLYLTYVDNGIGIKLDEVNYSYNTLGLSGIVTRIQSLNGEMSVESKPNLGLQILIKFKDN